A stretch of Caenibius tardaugens NBRC 16725 DNA encodes these proteins:
- a CDS encoding c-type cytochrome: MKPVVPALTTLLAIAALANGEARAENVPARPAAFAPCAACHTVQPGQKSFGPNLHGVVGRKAASLPGYAYSNALKAANITWNRQALDRWLTAPQKAVPGTKMPFPGIADPAKRQQIIEYLQKLR; the protein is encoded by the coding sequence ATGAAACCTGTCGTTCCGGCCCTGACCACGCTTCTCGCGATCGCCGCTCTGGCCAATGGCGAGGCCAGAGCTGAAAATGTCCCGGCCCGACCTGCTGCCTTTGCCCCCTGTGCAGCATGTCACACGGTGCAGCCGGGCCAGAAATCATTTGGTCCGAACCTACACGGCGTTGTCGGGCGCAAGGCCGCCAGCCTGCCCGGCTATGCCTATAGCAATGCCCTGAAAGCCGCGAACATAACCTGGAACCGGCAAGCACTCGACCGGTGGCTGACAGCCCCGCAAAAGGCTGTTCCCGGAACAAAGATGCCCTTCCCCGGCATCGCTGACCCTGCGAAACGCCAGCAGATCATCGAGTATCTGCAAAAACTGCGATAG
- a CDS encoding putative bifunctional diguanylate cyclase/phosphodiesterase — translation MLLVTACLQPWQSGFRLCAIRASSSPVWGGDEFALFLSGQVSADRLKRFGEQLCEALRVPFSLGDTPVQISGSLGFASYPDHGTTAAQLYEFADYALYHGKRHRRGGVSVFDTNHSTQMQQDATIEIALRKADLERELSIMFQPIVDVTTGETVAFEALARWKSTHLGEVMPDQFIRIAERGGLINRLTVILLGKALAAAEEWPEDIHLSFNLSAHDLCSPDVMLQIIKLVSEANIDPRRIDLEITETALLHDINQVREAIRMLKFLGCSVSLDDFGTGYSSLSHIHALPFTKIKIDRSFVQAMNTNPASYKIIKSLLALSRDMGIDCVIEGVETEDEMRLLRQLGGNIVQGYYFSAPIHQDMIGAYLGACGLEPVRHHVLMSGT, via the coding sequence ATGCTTTTGGTGACCGCCTGCTTACAGCCGTGGCAGAGCGGCTTTCGCTTGTGTGCAATCAGAGCGTCAAGCTCGCCCGTTTGGGGGGGGGATGAGTTCGCCCTGTTTCTTTCAGGGCAGGTTTCCGCAGACCGACTGAAACGCTTCGGCGAACAGTTGTGCGAGGCACTGCGGGTGCCGTTTTCGCTGGGCGATACGCCGGTGCAGATCAGCGGTTCTCTGGGTTTTGCATCTTATCCCGATCACGGGACGACGGCGGCCCAACTCTATGAATTTGCCGATTATGCGCTCTATCATGGGAAGCGCCATCGCCGTGGCGGGGTCAGTGTTTTCGATACCAATCACAGCACGCAGATGCAGCAGGATGCGACGATAGAAATTGCCTTGCGTAAGGCGGATCTTGAACGCGAACTCTCGATCATGTTCCAGCCCATTGTCGATGTCACCACGGGCGAAACCGTGGCATTCGAAGCTCTGGCACGATGGAAGAGCACACATCTGGGCGAAGTCATGCCCGATCAGTTTATTCGTATCGCGGAGCGGGGAGGGCTGATTAACCGGCTGACGGTGATCCTGTTGGGCAAGGCGCTGGCCGCAGCCGAGGAATGGCCAGAAGATATCCATCTTTCATTCAATCTGTCGGCCCATGATCTGTGTTCGCCCGATGTCATGCTGCAGATCATCAAGCTTGTGAGCGAAGCGAATATCGACCCGCGCCGTATCGACCTGGAAATCACCGAAACCGCGCTGCTTCATGACATCAATCAGGTTCGCGAAGCCATCCGTATGCTCAAGTTTTTGGGGTGCAGCGTATCGCTGGACGATTTTGGCACCGGCTATTCCAGCCTAAGTCATATCCACGCCCTGCCGTTCACGAAGATCAAGATCGACCGCAGTTTCGTGCAGGCCATGAACACGAACCCGGCCAGCTACAAGATCATCAAATCGCTTCTCGCGCTCAGTCGCGATATGGGGATTGATTGCGTGATCGAAGGGGTGGAAACCGAGGACGAGATGCGTTTGTTGCGTCAGCTTGGGGGCAATATCGTGCAGGGCTATTACTTCTCGGCACCTATCCATCAGGACATGATCGGCGCCTATCTTGGCGCCTGCGGCCTGGAACCGGTCAGACACCACGTCCTGATGAGCGGTACGTGA
- a CDS encoding diguanylate cyclase domain-containing protein has translation MLVTAALLVILRYHYRDFSRMVTLNAENRRLADCDSLTGLPNRRYFFKHLSAAVAGARQPDDALAVGILDLDGFKPVNDLYGHAFGDRLLTAVAERLSLVCNQSVKLARLGGG, from the coding sequence GTGCTGGTAACGGCAGCCCTCCTGGTTATCCTGCGCTATCACTATCGCGATTTTTCGCGGATGGTGACGCTCAACGCCGAAAACCGGAGATTGGCCGATTGCGACAGCCTGACCGGGCTGCCCAATCGCCGGTACTTCTTCAAACACCTTTCTGCGGCAGTTGCGGGGGCGCGGCAGCCTGATGATGCGCTGGCGGTGGGTATTCTCGATCTCGATGGGTTCAAGCCGGTGAACGACCTTTACGGCCATGCTTTTGGTGACCGCCTGCTTACAGCCGTGGCAGAGCGGCTTTCGCTTGTGTGCAATCAGAGCGTCAAGCTCGCCCGTTTGGGGGGGGGATGA
- a CDS encoding isocitrate lyase, with amino-acid sequence MTYQQTIVEAGNAIGRFQATWNGIEPESVARMRLQNRFRTGLDIARYTAKIMREDMAAYDADPAAYTQSLGCWHGFIGQQKLISIKKHFGSTKGRYLYLSGWMVAALRSEFGPLPDQSMHEKTSVAALIEELYTFLRQADARELGMLFRDLDAARDSGDAVRAKQIQTAIDNFQTHIVPIIADIDAGFGNAEATYLLAKKMIEAGACCIQIENQVSDEKQCGHQDGKVTVPHEDFLAKIRAVRYAFMELGVEDGVIVARTDSLGAGLTKQIAFTREAGDIGDQYNSFLDCEEVDEIGHGDVLITRDGKLMRPRRLPSNLFQFRSGTGEDRCVLDCITSLQNGADLLWIETEKPHIEQIAGMVDRIREVIPNAKLVYNNSPSFNWTLNFRQQVFDRWQAEGRDVSAYDRAKLMGVDYDGSELADEADERIRTFQRDAAARAGIFHHLITLPTYHTAALSTDNLAREYFGEQGMLGYVKGVQRQEIRQGIACVKHQNMSGSDIGDDHKEYFAGEAALKAGGAANTMNQFAA; translated from the coding sequence ATGACCTATCAGCAGACAATCGTTGAGGCCGGCAATGCGATCGGCCGGTTCCAGGCAACCTGGAACGGTATCGAGCCCGAATCCGTCGCACGCATGCGGCTGCAGAACCGTTTTCGTACCGGGCTGGATATCGCCCGCTACACCGCGAAGATCATGCGCGAAGACATGGCCGCCTATGATGCCGATCCGGCTGCCTACACACAGTCGCTCGGGTGCTGGCACGGTTTCATCGGCCAGCAGAAGCTGATTTCCATCAAGAAGCATTTCGGTTCGACCAAGGGGCGCTATCTCTATCTCTCGGGCTGGATGGTTGCGGCGTTGCGCAGCGAATTTGGCCCGCTTCCCGATCAGTCGATGCACGAAAAGACCAGTGTGGCCGCATTGATCGAGGAACTGTACACGTTCCTGCGTCAGGCCGATGCCCGCGAACTGGGCATGCTGTTCCGCGATCTCGATGCCGCCCGGGATTCAGGCGATGCGGTCAGGGCCAAGCAGATCCAGACGGCGATTGATAATTTCCAGACACATATCGTGCCGATCATTGCCGATATCGACGCCGGGTTTGGCAATGCCGAGGCGACCTATCTTCTGGCGAAGAAGATGATCGAGGCGGGGGCTTGCTGCATCCAGATCGAAAATCAGGTCTCAGACGAAAAGCAGTGCGGCCATCAGGACGGCAAGGTTACCGTTCCGCATGAGGATTTCCTCGCGAAGATCCGTGCTGTCCGTTACGCCTTCATGGAACTGGGCGTTGAAGATGGCGTGATCGTTGCGCGCACGGACTCGCTCGGCGCGGGCCTGACCAAGCAAATCGCCTTCACGCGGGAAGCGGGCGATATCGGCGATCAGTACAACAGCTTCCTCGATTGCGAGGAAGTTGACGAGATCGGCCATGGCGACGTTTTGATCACGCGCGATGGCAAACTGATGCGGCCCCGGCGTTTGCCGTCGAACCTTTTTCAGTTCCGTTCCGGCACGGGTGAAGACCGCTGCGTTCTGGACTGCATCACATCGTTGCAGAACGGCGCGGATCTGCTGTGGATCGAAACTGAAAAGCCGCACATCGAACAGATTGCGGGGATGGTCGACCGTATCCGTGAAGTGATCCCCAATGCCAAGCTGGTCTATAACAATTCGCCCAGCTTCAACTGGACACTGAACTTCCGCCAGCAGGTGTTTGACCGGTGGCAGGCTGAAGGTCGGGACGTTTCCGCTTACGATCGCGCCAAGCTGATGGGCGTCGACTACGATGGTTCGGAACTGGCGGATGAAGCCGATGAACGTATCCGCACGTTCCAGCGGGATGCTGCGGCGCGGGCAGGCATCTTCCATCACCTGATCACGCTGCCGACCTATCACACTGCGGCGCTGTCGACCGATAACCTCGCCAGGGAATACTTCGGCGAACAGGGTATGCTGGGTTACGTCAAAGGGGTTCAGCGTCAGGAGATCCGGCAGGGTATCGCCTGTGTGAAGCATCAGAATATGTCGGGCAGCGACATCGGTGACGATCACAAGGAATATTTCGCTGGCGAGGCGGCGCTTAAGGCGGGCGGGGCTGCCAATACCATGAACCAGTTTGCCGCCTGA
- a CDS encoding helix-turn-helix domain-containing protein → MAESRPLYLGPRLRRLRRELGLTQQAMATDLAISPSYIALLERNQRPLTADLLLRLAKSYKFELADFAGEDHEEYNKRIAQVLRDPIFADIDLPALEVADLATSFPGISEALLRLHGAYTREQQALAEQRNTPGDSQGTDPVTEARRFTASQRNYFHALDIKGEELAAEIAQKGGAAEWLAATQGVRVRYLPPEVLTDTLRRFDRHNQQLLINDTLDSASRAFQIAMQIAYTSMTREISGIMRAETFASTTTNSLVRRALASYGAAALLMPYDRFARAVETRAYDIEALSRQFGTSFEQVAHRLTTLNKPGMARIPFFFIRVDPAGNVSKRLDGAGFPFAAHGGGCPLWNVHSVFRTPGEVNTQFLELPDGQRFFSIARTVKAGGGSFTQPSVTRAIALACAAEHAPKLAYARDIDPKTVLATPIGVTCRLCNRAACTARAVPPVGREILTDDYRRDKAPFGFDDG, encoded by the coding sequence ATGGCAGAATCCCGCCCCCTCTATCTCGGCCCGCGCCTGCGCCGTTTGCGGCGGGAACTGGGCCTGACCCAGCAGGCCATGGCGACCGACCTTGCGATATCGCCCAGCTACATCGCCTTGCTGGAACGCAACCAGCGTCCGCTTACGGCAGACCTGCTCTTGCGGCTCGCCAAGAGTTACAAGTTTGAACTGGCCGATTTTGCGGGCGAAGATCACGAGGAATATAACAAGCGGATCGCCCAAGTCCTGCGCGATCCGATTTTTGCCGATATCGACCTGCCGGCATTGGAAGTGGCCGATCTGGCCACCAGCTTCCCCGGCATCAGCGAGGCCCTGCTTCGCCTGCACGGCGCCTATACCCGGGAACAGCAGGCGCTGGCCGAACAGCGCAATACCCCAGGCGACAGTCAGGGCACCGATCCCGTCACCGAAGCGCGGCGCTTTACCGCGAGCCAGCGCAACTATTTCCACGCGCTGGATATCAAGGGCGAAGAACTCGCCGCAGAGATCGCACAGAAAGGCGGGGCCGCAGAATGGCTCGCGGCAACCCAAGGGGTACGCGTCCGCTATCTGCCGCCCGAAGTGCTGACCGATACCTTGCGGCGGTTCGACCGGCATAACCAGCAATTGCTGATCAACGATACGCTCGATTCCGCCAGCCGCGCCTTCCAGATCGCGATGCAGATCGCCTATACATCCATGACCCGGGAAATTTCGGGCATCATGCGGGCTGAAACCTTTGCCAGCACCACCACGAACAGCCTCGTGCGGCGGGCCCTTGCCTCTTACGGCGCGGCGGCCCTGCTGATGCCTTACGATCGCTTTGCCAGAGCGGTGGAGACGCGCGCCTATGATATCGAGGCGCTCAGCCGCCAGTTCGGCACCAGCTTCGAACAGGTCGCCCATCGCCTGACCACGCTTAACAAACCAGGGATGGCGCGTATCCCGTTCTTCTTCATCCGCGTCGATCCTGCCGGCAATGTGTCAAAAAGGCTCGACGGGGCGGGATTCCCGTTCGCGGCGCATGGCGGCGGCTGCCCGTTGTGGAACGTCCATTCGGTATTCCGCACCCCGGGCGAAGTGAACACGCAGTTCCTCGAACTGCCCGATGGCCAGCGCTTCTTTTCGATCGCGCGCACCGTCAAGGCGGGCGGCGGCAGCTTTACCCAACCCAGCGTCACCCGCGCCATCGCGCTGGCCTGTGCGGCGGAACATGCGCCCAAACTGGCCTATGCACGCGATATCGACCCGAAAACCGTGCTGGCCACGCCGATTGGCGTTACCTGCCGCCTGTGCAATCGCGCGGCCTGCACGGCCCGCGCTGTCCCGCCTGTCGGGCGCGAAATCCTGACCGACGATTACCGGCGCGACAAGGCCCCGTTCGGCTTTGACGACGGCTGA
- a CDS encoding SDR family NAD(P)-dependent oxidoreductase gives MRTLEGRVALVAGASRGMGQGIAVELGAAGAFVYLLGRTAGAVGDGRTDTLSHTLAVLEGLGGAGQVVTCDCTDPIRLGAIIEQVEERHGRLDIVVNSVFSTPTFPGMIVKRIWETPDDLWHTVVEVPGRAAYFTTARAAPLMMRSATEAAPGLIVNVSGRGALGYRYNTAYGVGKSALARLTSDTALELRPHHVAVLSVWPNGYAADPSRPETPRYTGRAVAAIAADPNRMARSGSHVWSAEAGAEYGFTDEFGHAHEISTLTDQYTLA, from the coding sequence ATGAGGACGCTGGAAGGGCGCGTGGCGCTGGTCGCTGGCGCGAGCCGGGGCATGGGACAGGGGATCGCAGTGGAACTGGGCGCTGCCGGAGCCTTCGTCTATCTGCTCGGGCGGACGGCAGGCGCGGTGGGCGATGGCCGGACGGATACCCTGTCGCATACGCTGGCCGTTCTGGAAGGCCTTGGCGGCGCGGGGCAGGTGGTCACATGCGATTGCACCGATCCCATCCGGCTCGGCGCGATCATCGAACAGGTCGAGGAGCGGCATGGGCGGCTCGATATCGTGGTGAACAGCGTGTTTTCCACCCCCACATTCCCCGGGATGATCGTCAAGCGCATCTGGGAAACCCCCGATGATCTGTGGCACACCGTGGTGGAAGTTCCGGGCCGGGCGGCCTATTTCACCACCGCGCGCGCTGCGCCCCTGATGATGCGGTCCGCTACGGAAGCAGCACCGGGACTGATTGTGAACGTTTCGGGGCGCGGGGCGCTCGGCTATCGTTACAACACGGCCTATGGGGTCGGCAAATCCGCTCTTGCCCGGCTGACGAGCGACACGGCGCTGGAATTGCGGCCGCACCATGTTGCTGTGCTGTCGGTCTGGCCGAACGGCTATGCGGCTGATCCTTCCCGGCCGGAAACACCGCGCTACACCGGGCGTGCGGTCGCCGCGATCGCTGCCGATCCCAACCGCATGGCGCGCAGCGGCAGCCATGTCTGGTCCGCAGAAGCAGGGGCCGAATACGGGTTCACTGATGAATTCGGGCATGCGCACGAAATCAGCACGCTGACAGACCAGTATACGCTGGCCTGA
- a CDS encoding winged helix-turn-helix transcriptional regulator, with translation MAPGNSEGTGIDGRNATRDCAAMRHVLERIGSKWTLIVVSVLHHGPRRFNQLRRELDGVSQRMLTLTLRNLERDGLISRTVFASVPPQVEYALTGLGQSLYGAAEGLLDWADAHSPEMDQARAAFDAGA, from the coding sequence ATGGCACCAGGTAACAGCGAGGGAACCGGGATCGATGGCCGGAACGCGACACGTGATTGTGCCGCCATGCGGCATGTGCTGGAACGGATCGGCAGCAAGTGGACACTGATCGTGGTTTCGGTGCTTCACCATGGGCCGCGTCGTTTCAATCAGTTGCGCCGCGAACTGGATGGTGTTTCGCAACGCATGCTGACCTTGACGCTGCGCAATCTGGAACGTGATGGGCTGATTTCGCGCACGGTGTTCGCCTCTGTGCCGCCACAGGTGGAATACGCGCTAACCGGACTGGGGCAATCGCTCTATGGCGCGGCGGAAGGCTTGCTTGACTGGGCCGATGCGCACAGTCCTGAAATGGATCAGGCCCGGGCGGCCTTTGATGCAGGAGCTTGA
- a CDS encoding pirin family protein has translation MTSTILRSEPLTRPWAGTDPFLFCAHHLDRYPAANATQGVPAESLGDRPLGNDFSRKDGFNMYYGTNVPGFPAHPHRGFETVTIVPAGLVDHADALGATARYGDGDVQWLTAGAGTMHSEMFPLRNQDSGNLLDLYQIWLNLPARSKMADPAFVMLWDEKIPRYHHTNADGAGADVKVIAGSYTPQESAATALTPPPPAPDSWAADPDADVAIWQITLEPGATLTLPPANRDGVRRTLYFHTGESLAVDGESQPGERLIEVAAQVPLPLANTGSDKAEILVLQGLPINEPVVAQGPFVMNTAAQIDQARRDFGRTQFGGWPWTDNGPVHPAGQGRFARYPGDTAPDLPPASASQG, from the coding sequence ATGACCAGCACAATTTTGCGCAGTGAACCGCTGACCCGCCCGTGGGCAGGCACGGACCCCTTCCTCTTCTGCGCCCACCATCTCGACCGTTATCCCGCCGCCAATGCCACGCAAGGCGTGCCTGCGGAATCGCTCGGCGATCGCCCGCTCGGCAACGACTTCAGCCGCAAGGACGGTTTCAACATGTATTATGGCACCAATGTGCCCGGTTTCCCCGCGCACCCGCATCGCGGCTTCGAAACGGTGACGATCGTTCCTGCGGGTCTGGTCGATCACGCGGATGCGCTGGGGGCCACGGCCCGTTACGGCGATGGCGACGTACAATGGCTGACCGCCGGGGCGGGGACCATGCATTCGGAGATGTTCCCCTTGCGCAACCAGGACAGTGGAAACCTGCTCGATCTTTATCAGATCTGGCTCAACCTGCCCGCCCGCAGCAAGATGGCCGATCCTGCATTCGTGATGCTGTGGGATGAAAAAATCCCCCGTTACCACCACACCAATGCCGATGGCGCGGGTGCGGATGTGAAAGTGATCGCCGGAAGCTACACCCCGCAGGAAAGTGCCGCAACGGCGCTCACCCCGCCCCCACCGGCCCCAGATTCCTGGGCTGCCGATCCCGATGCGGACGTTGCGATCTGGCAGATCACGCTGGAGCCCGGAGCCACGCTCACGCTGCCGCCGGCGAACCGCGATGGCGTGCGGCGGACACTCTATTTTCACACCGGCGAAAGCCTTGCTGTGGATGGGGAAAGCCAGCCGGGCGAACGCTTGATCGAAGTCGCTGCGCAAGTACCGCTCCCCCTGGCGAATACGGGAAGCGACAAGGCGGAAATCCTCGTGCTGCAGGGCCTGCCGATCAACGAACCCGTGGTGGCGCAAGGCCCGTTCGTCATGAACACGGCGGCACAGATCGACCAGGCACGGCGCGACTTCGGACGCACCCAATTTGGTGGTTGGCCGTGGACGGACAACGGCCCTGTTCATCCCGCTGGACAGGGGCGTTTCGCCCGGTACCCCGGGGACACTGCACCCGACCTGCCGCCTGCGTCAGCATCGCAGGGATAA
- a CDS encoding transglycosylase domain-containing protein, translated as MVTLRNILSPRSRPAEPLAFEPDDDGEIPLPPSRPKRNWLWWTKKGLTAALLLFVMLVIWLAITAPLSKSLQPVSPPQITLLAADGTPIARNGAIVEQPVKVAKLPPHVAQAFVAIEDRRFYNHWGLDPRAIVRATWNNLTSGSTQGGSTITQQLAKFTYLSSERSLARKGREALIAFWLEAWLTKDEILERYLSNAYFGDNTYGLRAASLHYFHRQPENLKPEQAAMLAGLMQAPSRLAPTKHFERAEKRMRLVLQAMVDAGYMTAAEAKAVGTPRLDVRRRNELPTGTYFADWALPQARQLGDGGYSKQTFTTTLDARLQAAARRAAEGARLGGAQVALVAMRRNGEVVAMVGGKDYSRSSFNRVTQSRRQPGSTFKLFVYLAALEKGWKPDDTISNAEITTGSYRPRNAGGSYSDTITLKDAFARSSNVATLRLFNQVSDKAVIATARKLGVTSPLPEGDPSLALGTSGMTLLELTAAYAGVAANHYPVTPRAFKEEEAGWFDWLLDGSDSLSSRNHKDMEQLLGGVVTEGTGRAARLHKASFGKTGTSQGNRDALFIGYAGDLVVGVWVGNDDNKPLAGVSGGGLPAQIWRNFMRQALGESTPPKKKPVNPSGPVQPLDLPVIGDIPLGQGNNLRIDGGQATISTEIGGAPVDVRIDGQGVSINGTDIANGAARGTEAARRALEDQRQTVQNAREATQRLEAELRRRAEQVQNERAPPQPPAR; from the coding sequence ATGGTAACCTTGCGAAACATCCTTTCCCCCAGATCCCGGCCCGCGGAGCCATTGGCTTTCGAACCCGATGACGACGGTGAAATTCCGCTTCCCCCCTCGCGGCCCAAACGCAACTGGCTGTGGTGGACAAAGAAGGGTCTGACGGCTGCGCTGCTGTTGTTTGTGATGCTTGTGATCTGGCTGGCGATCACGGCCCCGCTGTCAAAATCGCTGCAACCGGTTTCCCCGCCGCAGATCACGCTGCTGGCTGCCGACGGAACCCCGATTGCGCGCAACGGCGCCATTGTCGAACAACCGGTAAAAGTGGCCAAGCTGCCACCGCATGTCGCGCAGGCCTTCGTCGCTATCGAAGATCGGCGGTTTTACAACCATTGGGGCCTTGATCCGCGCGCCATCGTCCGCGCGACATGGAACAACCTGACCAGTGGCAGCACACAGGGCGGCAGCACGATCACGCAGCAGCTGGCCAAGTTCACGTACCTGTCATCGGAACGAAGCCTTGCCCGCAAGGGGCGTGAGGCGCTGATCGCCTTCTGGCTGGAAGCCTGGCTGACCAAGGATGAAATCCTCGAACGCTATCTCTCCAATGCCTATTTCGGGGACAATACCTACGGCCTGCGCGCCGCATCCCTGCACTATTTCCATCGGCAGCCGGAAAATCTCAAACCGGAACAGGCCGCCATGCTGGCCGGGCTGATGCAGGCACCATCACGGCTGGCGCCGACGAAGCACTTCGAGCGCGCGGAAAAACGCATGCGGCTGGTGCTGCAGGCGATGGTCGACGCTGGCTATATGACAGCGGCAGAAGCGAAGGCCGTGGGCACGCCGCGCCTTGATGTGCGTCGGCGCAACGAACTGCCGACCGGCACCTATTTCGCCGACTGGGCCTTGCCGCAGGCGCGGCAACTGGGCGATGGCGGTTATTCCAAGCAGACTTTCACGACCACGCTCGACGCGCGGCTACAGGCCGCGGCACGCCGGGCGGCCGAAGGCGCCCGACTGGGCGGCGCGCAAGTCGCGCTGGTCGCCATGCGCAGGAATGGCGAAGTCGTGGCCATGGTTGGTGGCAAGGACTATTCCCGATCATCCTTCAACCGGGTGACGCAATCGCGCCGCCAGCCCGGCTCCACATTTAAGCTGTTCGTCTATCTTGCAGCGCTGGAAAAGGGCTGGAAGCCGGATGATACCATCTCGAACGCCGAAATCACCACGGGCTCCTATCGCCCGCGCAATGCGGGCGGTTCCTATTCCGACACGATCACGCTGAAGGATGCCTTCGCCCGGTCGAGCAATGTTGCGACCTTGCGGCTGTTCAATCAGGTGAGCGACAAGGCGGTGATCGCCACCGCCCGCAAACTGGGTGTGACATCGCCCTTGCCGGAAGGCGATCCCAGCCTTGCTCTCGGCACGTCAGGCATGACCCTGCTCGAACTGACAGCCGCTTATGCCGGTGTCGCCGCCAACCATTATCCTGTGACCCCCCGCGCTTTCAAGGAAGAGGAAGCGGGCTGGTTCGACTGGTTGCTGGACGGCAGCGACAGCCTGTCTTCGCGCAATCACAAAGACATGGAACAATTGCTGGGCGGTGTGGTCACAGAGGGAACCGGCCGCGCGGCACGCCTGCACAAGGCCAGTTTCGGCAAGACCGGCACCAGCCAGGGCAACCGCGATGCGCTGTTCATCGGCTATGCGGGCGATCTGGTCGTGGGTGTCTGGGTTGGCAATGATGACAACAAGCCACTGGCCGGTGTGTCCGGCGGCGGTTTGCCCGCACAGATCTGGCGCAATTTCATGCGTCAGGCGCTGGGCGAAAGCACACCGCCGAAGAAGAAGCCGGTCAACCCGAGCGGGCCGGTGCAACCGCTGGACCTGCCCGTGATCGGCGATATTCCGTTGGGTCAGGGTAACAATCTGCGCATCGATGGCGGGCAGGCAACGATCAGTACCGAAATAGGCGGCGCACCCGTGGATGTGCGGATCGATGGCCAGGGCGTCAGTATCAACGGAACGGACATCGCCAACGGCGCTGCACGCGGCACTGAAGCGGCCCGGCGCGCGCTGGAAGACCAGCGCCAGACCGTGCAGAATGCCCGCGAGGCGACCCAACGCCTCGAAGCCGAATTGCGCCGCCGCGCCGAACAGGTGCAAAACGAACGCGCGCCACCGCAGCCGCCTGCCCGATAG
- a CDS encoding cation diffusion facilitator family transporter, whose product MHEPVALRHIKANIVLYGALCANLGIAAAKFVAAAISGSSSMLSEGVHSLVDSGNQILLLYGQRKAQRPADAAHPFGYGRELYFWAFVVAILIFAIGAGVSLYEGWLHIMTPEPLRDPTINYVVLAIAVMLEGTSWTIAVREFNARRGKGGWWQDILRSKDPASFMVLFEDSAALLGLLVAGVGIWLSHQLGDPRVDGMASIVIGLILACVAVLLAREAKGLLIGESADPQLIRTIWTIVESQPEVMAVNHVRTIHTSPDSVFVAISADFADDLPMGQAEKLIAMLESRLKDAIPQLSSIYIRPQRREDAVITHRPD is encoded by the coding sequence ATGCACGAACCTGTCGCCTTGCGGCACATCAAGGCCAACATTGTGCTCTACGGTGCGTTATGCGCCAATCTCGGAATTGCGGCCGCCAAGTTTGTTGCAGCAGCGATCAGCGGATCATCCTCGATGTTGTCCGAAGGGGTGCATTCGCTGGTGGACAGCGGCAACCAGATCCTGCTGCTCTATGGCCAGCGCAAGGCGCAGCGCCCGGCTGATGCGGCGCATCCTTTTGGTTATGGCCGCGAACTGTATTTCTGGGCCTTTGTCGTGGCGATCCTGATCTTCGCAATCGGTGCGGGTGTGTCGCTCTACGAGGGGTGGCTGCATATCATGACGCCTGAACCGCTGCGTGATCCCACGATCAATTATGTGGTTTTGGCAATCGCGGTGATGCTGGAAGGGACATCGTGGACTATCGCAGTCCGGGAATTCAATGCGCGCCGCGGGAAGGGCGGTTGGTGGCAGGATATCCTGCGCTCCAAGGACCCGGCCAGTTTCATGGTCCTGTTCGAAGACAGCGCCGCATTGCTGGGCCTGCTGGTGGCGGGTGTCGGCATCTGGCTGAGCCATCAGCTTGGCGATCCGCGCGTGGATGGCATGGCATCGATTGTGATCGGACTGATCCTGGCCTGCGTCGCAGTTCTGCTGGCGCGGGAAGCGAAGGGTCTCCTGATCGGGGAAAGCGCCGATCCGCAACTGATCCGGACAATCTGGACCATCGTTGAAAGTCAGCCCGAAGTCATGGCGGTCAACCATGTGCGGACGATCCACACATCGCCGGATTCAGTCTTCGTGGCGATCAGTGCGGATTTCGCCGATGACCTGCCGATGGGGCAGGCCGAAAAGCTGATTGCCATGCTGGAGAGCCGGCTGAAGGATGCGATCCCGCAGCTCAGTTCGATCTATATCCGGCCGCAAAGGCGCGAAGACGCGGTGATTACCCACCGTCCCGACTGA